In Rhodococcus rhodochrous, a single genomic region encodes these proteins:
- a CDS encoding alpha/beta hydrolase, with the protein MFAVLLAIGRGIRALYHWAARTLDRSIGQRAANVVGWVLVAGLVYAIVSGVLLGGFIDAANAAFSARDTRTEEGVQQPTTALRSGGPDSVVPWDSLGWQGRIFVGQGPTTEQLGEFAEGPALEPIRIYAGLASADDTEDRASLAVEDLTRAGGFERENLVVVTTTGSGWVDPALVDSVEYLTGGDVATVAIQYSYLPSWISYLVDQSKAREAGRDLFDAVYDVWSKLPQDARPRLLVAGESLGSFGGETAFSGEYDLRNRTAGTVFAGPPNFNVLFREFSDHRDDGSPEIEPVFRDGRTVRFTNDPQAGIPPADSPWEGSRVLYLMHPSDPIVWWSPRLITREPDWIGEAPGRDVLEDMVWIPFVTFWQITADLPFSTGVPAGHGHKYSTEYVDAWAVVLQPSDVTTEDLDSLKSIVGEEE; encoded by the coding sequence ATGTTCGCTGTGCTGCTGGCGATCGGACGCGGTATCCGCGCTCTGTACCACTGGGCGGCACGGACACTCGACCGGTCGATCGGGCAGCGGGCCGCGAACGTCGTGGGGTGGGTTCTCGTCGCGGGACTCGTGTACGCGATCGTCTCCGGAGTGCTCCTCGGCGGCTTCATCGACGCCGCCAACGCGGCGTTCTCGGCGCGGGACACGAGAACCGAGGAAGGTGTGCAGCAACCGACGACCGCACTCCGCTCCGGTGGACCGGATTCGGTCGTTCCGTGGGATTCTCTCGGGTGGCAGGGTCGGATCTTCGTCGGGCAGGGCCCGACCACCGAGCAACTCGGCGAGTTCGCGGAAGGTCCTGCTCTGGAACCGATCCGGATCTACGCCGGCCTGGCATCGGCGGACGACACCGAGGATCGCGCGTCCCTCGCGGTCGAAGACCTCACGCGGGCAGGTGGATTCGAGCGTGAGAACCTGGTGGTGGTGACGACGACGGGCAGTGGATGGGTGGACCCGGCTCTGGTGGACTCGGTCGAGTACCTCACCGGCGGTGATGTCGCGACCGTGGCGATCCAGTACTCCTACCTGCCCTCGTGGATCTCCTATCTCGTCGACCAGTCGAAGGCGAGGGAAGCCGGACGCGACCTGTTCGACGCGGTCTACGACGTCTGGTCCAAGCTTCCCCAGGACGCCCGCCCCCGACTGCTCGTGGCCGGGGAGAGCCTCGGTTCGTTCGGTGGGGAGACCGCCTTCAGCGGCGAGTACGACCTGCGCAATCGCACGGCGGGCACGGTCTTCGCCGGACCGCCGAACTTCAACGTCCTCTTCCGGGAGTTCAGCGATCACCGTGACGACGGCAGCCCGGAGATCGAGCCGGTCTTCCGGGACGGCCGCACGGTGCGATTCACGAACGATCCGCAGGCGGGGATCCCGCCCGCGGACAGTCCGTGGGAGGGAAGTCGGGTGCTGTATCTGATGCATCCGTCCGACCCGATCGTCTGGTGGAGTCCACGTCTGATCACGAGAGAACCGGATTGGATCGGCGAGGCCCCCGGGCGCGACGTGCTCGAGGACATGGTGTGGATACCGTTCGTGACCTTCTGGCAGATCACGGCCGATCTGCCCTTCTCCACGGGCGTTCCCGCCGGCCACGGCCACAAGTACAGCACCGAGTACGTCGACGCCTGGGCCGTCGTCCTCCAGCCCTCGGACGTCACGACCGAGGACCTCGACTCCCTGAAAAGTATTGTCGGAGAGGAAGAATGA
- a CDS encoding DUF6928 family protein, which yields MSATVSTLWYVDAPDPAAVLREFAPDRDAAQALLSRLFPDLQVDPGVRVPLTEVGGTDGPGTAGEDGVERFWVGSYPGVTVVSSHRFALRHPSELPAMWLRTPAAQRTCLLASDPGGAWGSFAVWECGRLRRSFGANTVEFFEDEGLPFVWERPFWAGEHPLRWPPNIPPPPESLPFHPRKLVEEAHGAWLGFRYVGRRADEPDPREIETWSFTLRTPVPQITVPEPKTGWWRRLVAR from the coding sequence ATGTCGGCGACGGTGTCGACGCTCTGGTACGTCGACGCACCCGATCCCGCAGCGGTCCTGCGTGAGTTCGCCCCGGATCGCGATGCGGCGCAAGCACTTCTGTCGCGCCTGTTCCCCGATCTCCAGGTCGACCCCGGCGTGCGGGTACCGCTGACCGAGGTCGGTGGTACCGACGGGCCGGGCACAGCCGGCGAGGACGGGGTCGAACGATTCTGGGTCGGCAGTTACCCCGGCGTGACGGTCGTATCGAGCCACCGATTCGCCCTGCGCCACCCGTCGGAGCTTCCCGCGATGTGGTTGCGTACACCCGCCGCGCAACGCACCTGCCTGCTGGCCTCCGATCCGGGCGGCGCGTGGGGATCGTTCGCCGTGTGGGAGTGCGGCAGGCTGCGGCGCAGCTTCGGGGCGAACACGGTCGAGTTCTTCGAGGACGAGGGCCTGCCGTTCGTGTGGGAACGACCGTTCTGGGCGGGTGAACACCCGCTCCGCTGGCCGCCGAACATCCCGCCGCCCCCGGAGTCCCTCCCCTTCCACCCGCGCAAGCTCGTCGAGGAGGCCCACGGCGCGTGGCTCGGATTCCGCTACGTCGGTCGTCGCGCCGACGAGCCGGACCCGCGCGAGATCGAGACGTGGAGTTTCACGTTGCGTACCCCGGTCCCGCAGATCACCGTCCCGGAGCCGAAGACCGGTTGGTGGCGGCGTCTCGTGGCGCGCTGA
- the sepH gene encoding septation protein SepH, which yields MRELRVVGLEPDAKHVVLADPTTGDKFRIPVDDTLRAAARGDLARLGQIQIETTSQLRPREIQARIRGGASVEQVADEAGIPVAKVERFAYPVLLERSRAADMAKKGHPIRPDGPAVETLQEVVTQAFRARGHSLDEAEWDAWRDDEGFWVAQLRWHAGRSTNRAHWRYQPDAHGGTITALDDIAADLVDPDCGRPLRYLTPVYSARDVDDSTEAENAERHAPIALESPAAEEPAPEPVAAEETTVAVTVPDDADASRTSQAPAKDKRGKPALPSWDDVLLGVRSNGRV from the coding sequence GTGCGAGAGCTTCGAGTGGTCGGTCTCGAGCCCGATGCTAAGCATGTGGTGCTCGCCGATCCCACGACGGGGGACAAGTTCCGCATTCCCGTCGACGACACCCTGCGCGCGGCCGCTCGCGGAGATCTGGCCCGTCTCGGGCAGATCCAGATCGAGACGACCAGCCAGCTCCGCCCTCGCGAGATCCAGGCCCGCATCCGCGGCGGCGCCTCGGTCGAACAGGTGGCCGACGAGGCCGGGATCCCGGTCGCCAAGGTCGAACGGTTCGCCTATCCCGTCCTGCTCGAGCGGTCCCGGGCCGCCGACATGGCCAAGAAGGGCCATCCCATCCGCCCCGACGGTCCCGCCGTCGAGACCCTCCAGGAAGTCGTCACGCAGGCGTTCCGCGCCCGTGGGCACAGCCTCGACGAGGCCGAATGGGATGCCTGGCGCGACGACGAAGGATTCTGGGTCGCGCAGCTGCGGTGGCATGCCGGTCGTTCCACGAACCGCGCCCACTGGCGGTACCAGCCCGACGCACACGGCGGCACGATCACCGCGCTCGACGACATCGCGGCCGACCTGGTGGATCCCGACTGCGGCCGGCCCCTGCGCTACCTGACCCCGGTCTACTCGGCGCGCGACGTCGACGATTCCACCGAGGCCGAGAACGCCGAGCGTCACGCCCCGATCGCACTGGAGTCCCCCGCTGCCGAAGAACCGGCTCCCGAGCCGGTCGCTGCCGAGGAGACCACCGTCGCCGTCACGGTGCCCGACGACGCCGACGCTTCGCGCACGTCCCAGGCTCCCGCGAAGGACAAGCGCGGCAAGCCCGCGCTCCCCTCGTGGGACGACGTGCTGCTCGGTGTGCGCAGTAACGGACGCGTCTGA
- the serC gene encoding phosphoserine transaminase, producing MADASPIIPADLKPADGRFGCGPSKVRPEQLQSLVDVGASVFGTSHRQKPVKDVVARVRSGLRDLFSLPEGYEVVLGNGGTTAFWDAAAFGLIRERSQHFTYGEFSSKFATVAKKNPFIGDPIVVGSEPGSAPEIVADASADLIGWAHNETSTGVAVPVQRPAGSDNALIAIDATSGAGGLPVNISDTDVYYFAPQKCFAADGGLWIALMSPAALERVAEIKESGRFTPEFLSLPIAVDNSSKDQTYNTPALATLLLFANQIEWLNSNGGLDWAVARTKDSSSRLYEWAEASEYATPFVADPSLRSQVVGTVDFADSVDAAQVAKILRANGIVDTEPYRKLGRNQLRIGMFPAIDPEDVTQLTKSIDWVVSQL from the coding sequence ATGGCAGACGCGTCACCGATCATTCCCGCCGACCTCAAGCCCGCAGACGGCCGCTTCGGCTGCGGCCCGTCCAAGGTTCGTCCCGAGCAGCTGCAGTCGCTGGTCGACGTCGGCGCTTCGGTGTTCGGCACCAGCCACCGGCAGAAGCCGGTCAAGGACGTCGTCGCCCGTGTCCGCTCGGGTCTGCGCGACCTGTTCTCCCTGCCCGAGGGCTACGAGGTCGTCCTCGGCAACGGTGGCACCACCGCCTTCTGGGACGCCGCGGCCTTCGGTCTGATCCGGGAGCGCTCGCAGCACTTCACCTACGGCGAGTTCTCGTCGAAGTTCGCGACGGTCGCGAAGAAGAACCCGTTCATCGGCGATCCGATCGTCGTGGGTTCGGAGCCGGGCTCGGCTCCGGAGATCGTCGCCGACGCGTCGGCCGACCTCATCGGCTGGGCGCACAACGAGACCTCGACGGGTGTCGCGGTTCCCGTGCAGCGTCCTGCCGGTTCCGACAACGCTCTGATCGCGATCGACGCGACCTCGGGTGCCGGCGGCCTGCCGGTGAACATCTCCGACACCGACGTGTACTACTTCGCCCCGCAGAAGTGCTTCGCCGCCGACGGTGGCCTGTGGATCGCGCTGATGAGCCCGGCCGCGCTCGAGCGTGTCGCCGAGATCAAGGAGTCGGGTCGCTTCACCCCCGAGTTCCTGTCGCTGCCGATCGCCGTCGACAACAGCAGCAAGGACCAGACCTACAACACCCCGGCGCTGGCCACCCTGCTGCTGTTCGCCAACCAGATCGAGTGGCTCAACAGCAACGGCGGTCTCGACTGGGCCGTCGCGCGCACGAAGGATTCGTCCTCGCGCCTGTACGAGTGGGCCGAGGCGTCCGAGTACGCGACGCCGTTCGTCGCCGATCCGTCGCTGCGTTCGCAGGTCGTCGGCACCGTCGACTTCGCCGACTCCGTCGACGCGGCGCAGGTCGCGAAGATCCTGCGGGCCAACGGCATCGTCGACACCGAGCCGTACCGCAAGCTCGGCCGCAACCAGCTGCGCATCGGCATGTTCCCGGCCATCGATCCCGAGGACGTCACGCAGCTGACCAAGAGCATCGACTGGGTCGTCTCCCAGCTCTGA
- a CDS encoding citrate synthase 2 produces the protein MAASASVPEDFVAGLEGVVAFTSDIAEPDKDGGALRYRGVDIEELVEKGVTFGDVWALLVDGEFGRGLHPAEPFPLPIHTGDVRVDVQAGLAMLAPIWGFRPLLDIDDATARDNLARAAVMALSYVAQSARGIYQPAVPQQRIDEASTVTERFMVRWKGDPDPKHVEAIDAYWVSAAEHGMNASTFTARVIASTGADAAASLSGAVGAMSGPLHGGAPARVLPMIEETERTGDPRGLVKGILDRKEKLMGFGHRVYRAEDPRARVLRSTAQRLDAPRFEAAAALEQAALAELRERRPDRAIETNVEFWAAVILDFAEVPAAMMPAMFTCGRTAGWCAHILEQKRLGKLVRPAAIYTGPDPRPASEVTGWDSITHR, from the coding sequence ATGGCAGCGAGCGCGTCAGTTCCCGAGGATTTCGTCGCAGGACTCGAAGGCGTTGTCGCCTTCACGAGCGACATCGCCGAGCCCGACAAGGACGGTGGCGCACTGCGCTATCGCGGGGTCGATATCGAAGAGCTCGTCGAGAAGGGAGTCACCTTCGGCGACGTGTGGGCCCTGCTCGTCGACGGCGAGTTCGGTCGCGGCCTGCACCCGGCCGAGCCGTTCCCCCTCCCGATCCACACCGGCGACGTGCGCGTCGACGTCCAGGCCGGTCTCGCGATGCTCGCACCCATCTGGGGCTTCCGTCCGCTGCTCGACATCGACGACGCGACCGCCCGCGACAATCTCGCCCGCGCCGCGGTGATGGCCCTGTCCTATGTCGCCCAGTCCGCCCGCGGCATCTACCAGCCCGCCGTGCCGCAGCAGCGCATCGACGAGGCGAGCACCGTCACCGAACGCTTCATGGTCCGCTGGAAGGGCGACCCGGATCCCAAGCACGTCGAGGCGATCGACGCCTACTGGGTGTCGGCGGCCGAGCACGGCATGAACGCCTCGACGTTCACCGCCCGGGTCATCGCCTCGACCGGCGCGGACGCGGCCGCCTCGCTCTCGGGCGCGGTCGGCGCGATGTCCGGCCCGCTGCACGGCGGCGCCCCGGCGCGCGTGCTGCCGATGATCGAGGAGACCGAACGCACCGGCGATCCGCGCGGCCTGGTCAAGGGCATCCTCGACCGCAAGGAGAAGCTCATGGGCTTCGGTCACCGCGTCTACCGCGCCGAGGACCCCCGCGCCCGGGTGCTGCGCAGCACCGCCCAGCGGCTCGACGCTCCTCGTTTCGAGGCGGCGGCCGCGCTCGAGCAGGCCGCCCTGGCCGAGCTGCGCGAGCGTCGTCCCGACCGGGCGATCGAGACCAATGTCGAGTTCTGGGCCGCGGTGATCCTCGATTTCGCCGAGGTCCCCGCAGCGATGATGCCCGCGATGTTCACCTGCGGACGGACCGCCGGCTGGTGCGCCCACATCCTCGAGCAGAAGCGTCTGGGCAAGCTCGTGCGTCCCGCGGCGATCTACACCGGCCCCGATCCGCGCCCTGCCTCCGAGGTCACGGGCTGGGATTCGATCACGCATCGCTGA